The nucleotide sequence TTTGACAATAGCACATTCCTATCACAAATAGGATGGACTCTCCCTAAAATACTTTGCACTGGTTCATCCTTATTCTTCCACAACTAAGTGTTACTGGTACAACAAACACCTCTACTACAGACAACAAAGGCAAGCTCAAGCACATCAATAAATCATTAGTTGACTAAAAGTGCTTCAAACAAGCCTTTACTACTATCCAACAATCCTTGCTTTTCAAACATCTGAATAAGAAAGACATTTCATATTGTTTCAACCCCTATGGGGCATTCAATTCACGTTTATGGGGCAACAAAAATGACAAACCATGAGTTCACTGAGGAAATGAACTACTTTCAGATAAGGGTTGTTAATCAACTAGTAACTAGTATCATATAGTGATGATAAGAATAACTAATGTTCAAGAACCCTTTTCGAGTTCCATAGTTCCAGTCCAGTtcataacaaaaatcacatccGGTGATATCCCATTGTCCTAAAAAGAACCAATCATTGCTTCAAAAGCAGAATGAGCTATCACATGAGTTTTTACATCCAAATTCCACACATCAGACTGAATAATTATTTCTTACCAGAAATATAGGTTAGTTTTCAAAATAGTAATTTCACGACCTTAGTTTTGGAACACTTGTTTATGATATTCTGAATGATTTGAAACTAATGTTTCATAATGGGGTAGTTATATGATATTAAAACATTAGGTAAAGCAAAAAACCAATATCAATTTTCGCCAATATTCAGGGACTTTAGTCATCAAAAAATCCCCAATGTGTGGCATAACCAAAGACAAATGATTGTCAAGCATGCACTGTTAAAAAGCAACTGCAAGTATTGAAGAGGATTGACATGAACACAAATTTGCTCAACAGAAAATTCTAAACAGTAACTAGGAAATCTTCCAACAAAAGTTTGACAAGATAGTAAAATACAAGATtgatccaacaaaaaaatatcgaTGCAGAAGTTTCAAAACTCTATTCAAGTGCTAACCAAAATTGGAAACAACACTAAGGGTTCAGCGCTTCCCTCCTCCACCACCAAGCTTAGGACCTTTTGATGCACCTTTAGAAACATTGCCTTTTCCAACAGATTTTTGTGCCTTAGCTTGACTTTCTGCCTTCTTCGCCTTCTTCTCATCCTTTGTTTTCTTCACCCTCTCCTTAATttcactgcaaaaaaaaaacataatgactTCAGATGGTGAGAAATGATAGCAATATCAattattcatatataaaaaCCAAGAGTACATATAGACTAAGAACATAGATGATGTAATTGATGACAATTGTATCTACTCCATGTAAGAAATAAGAGAGAAAACACACCGAAGGGCAGCTTCTCTGGCAGCATCCCGAACCTCTGGCTTTTCTGATCTCTTCTTTTGAATAACTTCCAAAGTAGCACCAACAATGGACCTTGAGTAAGGCTTTTTGGTAGCTCTACGCCTCTTTTTCACAGCTTCTTGGGCAATATCCTGTCAATCACAGGAACACAAAAATAAGCATGCAGCAATCAAAACAGAGGCTTAATTACATACGGCTTAATCACAGACACTACAACTTTAAATTACAACAAGACTTCAAATTACACCAAACATTAACATAAAGGCAAGTAGCATAGTAACATGTTTAGATGTGTGTGGTATACCTTTCGTCATAATCCTGAGGTAAATCAGAAGTATAAATTTACAGCTTAAAGATATTAAAACTTGTAACGAGTACAACAAAAGTTTGTCAAATAATAAAAGTTCCTTTGATAATCAGGTTACACAAGCTACAAGTACAATTGATTAGCAATTGATGATAATTTGTCACATACAACTATGCAAAGTAAtctcaaatattaatattcatcttcttatgtTGCTTCCAAGTATTATATATGCAATAGTACGTTGTACCGTAATATCAGAAGGATAAATCACAGCTTAAAGGTGTAAAAATAATTCCCCTCACAGTGAAGTTCATTAGTTGGCAATTTTGGTTTAAGTAGCAAGGGCCGgattggattggcttattttttagcttatgcaaataaataagcttctATGTATACTCATAAGcttgtcaaggtagtttatgagACAAacataagtcaatccaaacgcgCCTTAAATACAACAGATTTGCAACAGAATATATAGCTTCTACGACATACAATTATGCAAAAGTGATTTTAAGTAAAACTGTTCACCTTCTTGTGTTGCTTCCTATACATGGCAGTCCATGTAAGCTTTGAGGGCTTCAACTTGTTGTGGAAATACCTTTTACATTTCGAGTTGACAAACAGGAAAACCtggaaaaatcaacaaacacaatCTCATAAGCAACCAATCACAATAAAAATTATAGCAAACATCAAATTCAAAACCCAATAACAAACTTCAATCTCTGCCAATTTTATATTACCTGAGAATCACTACGGATAAATCTGATCCCCCTACCAGGGTAGATCTTGGCACCACTGAATCGGCACAATTCGGTCCTAacacacaaatataaaataCCTATTAACACATTTGTTAAATGCATCCATTTCTTACAATCAGAAAAGTAACATTATCACAAACAACAtctcaataattaaaaaaataaagtttaatttatacatatttttagCTAATGATGTCACATTTCTACCAATAATCTCAAACAGATTATAGCGAACTAAtccattttcaataaaaaaaaatgttaatccAAACCAAACTATATGAATTCGACATTAAATTTTGATAATTCTAAATCGTAAACAACGTTGCAATAGGaacaaagaaagagaaatagaATCAAAACATGACAGATCTGATCCGATAAACATACTTGAGaaccatgttgttgttgaattttgatttcttcGCTCCTCCTCTTTCTGCCCTGTTTTTGGTGCCAGAAACCCTAGAAAACCTTCTGAGTTATAAGTTTATATAGTCCCGTTTCTCTTGAGGGTTTCTTTGTAGGCCCCCCTTATATCACTATAGGCCCCCCAAAATACGATATTAACCTTTTTATGCAAACTGTACACCCCGgtcacaaatataagcaaaaattcatattttaaattcattcaataaatgatgtatattgTCTACAATAAAGACCACTTACaccatttatttaatgaatttaaaacataaatttttgtttatatttatgaCCAGAGCGTGTATATAATACCGAATTgtataattataacataaacacttatataagttaagttaaattgtttttgtatctGCTATAGTCAAATGCTTAAGTTAGAAGAGAAGTTCAAatataagtcaatccaaacagggcATAAGATAAGTTCTCATTGTTTCAGATAGTAGAATCGTTGTTCCTGACCTTGTTGGTTCCTATTGATTAGATTAGCATTGTTAATGTGTATTTCATTTGGCTTTTTGCTCTTGTGAACGAAATTACTAACACTCAAAGCTACAACGTTCATcattgatgtttttgttttcttgttctTGTGTTTTGGGGATTACTTTGGttttggtgtgtgtgtgtgtgttttttttttctttctatgagTACAAGGATTTGGTAATAATGATAGAGATGCTAATGTAAtactgaaaataattttatgttgAGTTGCTCATGTATCATAACCATATGCTCGTTTTCATTTCTTTGCAAAACCATATGTTTGTATACACTTTTACTTGTCTTTGTCCGATGAGAGATTTTCTTTTGTCGGTATGGAACCATAGTTCAGCTCATATTTATTAGGTTCTTTAAGTCTTTTCTGCTAACCACGTTCTATTTATCATTATCATGAACACCACACTAACTTTTCAACTAGTCTTTTGAGCTCATGTTTATAACCTTCTTAATTCAAGTCTTTTGTGCTAACTATGTATTTACCGTACACTCTTATTTTTCTGTAAGTGCTATCCAAGAGCCTGTTACATGAATATATGGAGGGATGTTATTACTACATCCTTTTATTCATGATTAGAGTGTTTGTCTCCATATTGATAGGAAATGTCTAGAGTTGAAATTGAAGTATAATAGCTTTCtcaaatattgaattttctGTTTGCTAATTTTTGTGATTATTGAGAATGGATTattatttaggcttaattgcacatTTTGCGAATATTGAATGTGCACTAATTTTGGTCACTTTTAGTTCTAATTTTAAGAGTATGGTTGATGTGTATAGTTTTGGTGTTAAACTTTGTTAGTTTTTTAGTATTActttttgcttttttattttttttttatttttataattgctTATTGTCTATAATAGTACTGTTCAGCGTGTAAGTGGGGAGAAAATATAATGCAGTTGAGTCTAGTAAATGCTTGCTAATGCAATGACAAAACCACTGATTCATAATTTTGGAATTGAACTATTTTTCTATTACATTTGACAAAAGATAGACTTACAGGTTATGAACATTGTGAAAATTAATGCAATGAACTTTGGAACTATAATACGATAAGAAAgcatgtatgaaaaaaatagcCATCCTTCACTTAGCAATCATAGGGTGCAAGGGGAATGATAATCTATCTATATATTCCTATGAAAAGCTTGTGGTGGGAAGCATAAGAGAAAAATAGaatttacttaatttagaaATCAATTTGGAAAAAAGTAACTATCACATGAACAAaggttttatatatatactaactTTTGGAACAAAATATATATCACAGAGATGAGGGATAAATGGATTGACCTGTCTTATTTGCAATTAATCTAGTGGAAATAATTTTCTATAGAACTGTCGCTTGAACAAAGGTTGCTAGAATTTTGATCTTGAAATTGTCATGAACCATATTTTAAAAGGATAGCCTCATAGGATTTTAAAACACTAACACTGTGTTTGGTTGGGGTGAAATAAGGAAGAGAGAAGTTGGGGAGAGAGAGATTGAAGAGAAAGATTCAATTTCTCTTGTTTAGTTTGAAGAGAAACATGAAAGAGAGAAGTTTTAAAATGTGGGACCCACGCGTTTTTGGTTTCTCCACAAGGCATCgaagaaagaggagagaaaGTGCTGATCTTTATGGATTTTACTATCTTACCCATGTCTTCTCTATCTTTGATAAGTTTAAAGCGTGGGACCGTGTAATGTTGGGAGCTTGAGCTTGAGCTTGAGGGATATAGATAGAGGTGGTGAAAGGGAGTTCAAGCATGATCTCCATAATTtgatatttaaacatattttccttttttttattttttaacatacagatttatttgataattatacaaaaaatatatttatataaatttgttacttaaagtaatttaatttacttaattatatatattaatttaaataatattattaactgaattaatttaaaataatttttctaagtAAGCAacttgtttaattaaataaaataaattaactttgaaataaaataaattggatACTTGTTTTCTAggtaagggtatttttgtccttaaacaataattacatctatctttctctttttttctttctttatgaaAGAATCtatctttctcttctatttctcttatctttctcttctaccaaacaatacatcaaatctactctatttctcacatctttctctcttctcgtactctctcttacctatttctatcttcacaacttctcttccaaaccaaacataccctaaggctttgtttgagagtttggaggggagaggaggggagggttttggaaaaaaggaaggagcaagtggaagaaatagaagacattggaaGGAGAGAGCTTCGggggttaattttttactcataataaaaaaattccccTCATTTGGGGAATTCAAAAAATGTATTGGGGGtttatggagggtttatatgaatttttcaaattcaacctatgttgttataatattcttattaatcataagtattagtttatcattttctaaaaaactgttcttttacaaaatgtgaattttttgttcatttttctatatatttccaaccccccAAAATCCTCCCcttccttcccctccaaacttccaaacaaagcctaagagtgtgtttgaatTGAGGGTTTAAGAGTGAAGAGATGGGAGggttcactttttatttttaaattatagacactatgaaatatttgtttaaaagtTAACTTATTAACATCGTAAACagtcatataatacttcaatcacacttgatttattttagaaaaacatgttatagaatccgtattttaaaaaagaaaattgaaccttcccctcctaaaccctcaatccaaacacaccctaaggaTATGTTTGGTTGAGCTGTTGGTTTGGTTTCCACGTTTATAATTGTTGAGGTTAGAAACACTGAACTAAACATAAGTTAAATTAGTAAATCACATTATTATATGAAAGACTTTAGTATTGTGTCTCGAGGGGCAAACGCTCCACCAAGGACAGGTGGACGTGGGCGTGGTCGGAGAGAGGAACCAGAAGGCTCTAGTTCCCAGTCTCAGATTGATATTGAGATGCCATCATTACAGTCGGCCTCTGGTTCACAGCCTCCTTCCGTGGGATTTGTTCAGGAGGGATACGGTGGAGGACCTTCGGACACGTCTTTGTTGCCGAGTTTTGGCAAACAAATTGCAACAAAGATTTGGAACGGAGGGgtaataatttcttttgtttattttattcgcTTTTATTTAACTTGAAAGAACACTAATTTGTTCATACTTGATAATGAAACAGAAGGCTTTAATTGGCTGGTCTTGCATACTCCCAATTAACTATGTGCCTGCAAGAACCAAATTTTTCAATTAGTCTTTCACTTTGTACTCACTGCCGccaaatagttttattttttcccCCACAAAACCAACCTACACGTGCCTAGAAACCCAAAGAGAGGACAAGACCAAAGGAGGCTCTGGAAAACTCAATGTATTGAGATTATGCTATCAATCAATAGAGTTTCCAAAACCTCTAGAAAAAGAGAGGAACCAGATGTTCCTAATAATCCGCCGAGGCCTGCTAATTATGAGGTTCTGTTACATGAGGAACATGGTGTTGATCCATTGACTGCCACGTGCAGAATCAATGACCTGACAATGACTTCCGTTGAACAGAATTAAGAACTTGCAGGTACTCCTTTATACATTGCTATGGAGCGGATTATAGCTCATGCCACGCCTACCACTCAGTACCAGTCGTTGATGCGTAAGCGGAGAAATGTCAGGCAGTATCACAGGGCACTGAGTGATGTCtgcattttgtttttagtttttagttttagAAATTTAGACTTTGGATATGAACCTATATTGTTGGGGCATTCTACTTTGTTATGAACCTATTTGGTAATTGAATCAATTTATGAACTATGTAGTTGGGAATTATAGTTTGTTATGAACATATGTGCAGGTATTGAAACTGTTCAATTAGTCATTGAGTTGTTCTATTTTGCAATTCTTTATGCTGCTGGAATTGTGAATGAATTTTGGCACGTTATTCATCACCCATGAACCAAACATATTTGTTTATGGAAATGCCATTGATCCTTACATTAATATCACTGTcaaatgattttatttcttGTCTAATATTTCACTCTTATGTTTTCATCTTAATGTTTATAATTGATTgacatacatattttttagCTTAGTTTTTtgcattataaaaaaattacaccatcagtgcacaatttttttttttattcagtcaAAAAATCATAGTCATTTATATGCGCCACTTTAAACGTAATTATAATTAAAgtcaataaattttatgaataaaaatagtTACGATAGATCACCTCTCAAAAAGGAAAAGTTACGATTGATCAACAATGTCAAAAATATATTGACAATGTATATGAAATAATAACTTTTGTTATCAAAGATGTGTATACACCTTATATTTCTTACACTTGT is from Medicago truncatula cultivar Jemalong A17 chromosome 1, MtrunA17r5.0-ANR, whole genome shotgun sequence and encodes:
- the LOC11434130 gene encoding 60S ribosomal protein L24 translates to MVLKTELCRFSGAKIYPGRGIRFIRSDSQVFLFVNSKCKRYFHNKLKPSKLTWTAMYRKQHKKDIAQEAVKKRRRATKKPYSRSIVGATLEVIQKKRSEKPEVRDAAREAALREIKERVKKTKDEKKAKKAESQAKAQKSVGKGNVSKGASKGPKLGGGGGKR